In one window of Pirellulales bacterium DNA:
- a CDS encoding acetyl-CoA carboxylase carboxyltransferase subunit alpha, which translates to MASALNRLAFEKPIYELEEKVAELEATANKTAQQQDELRRLRRDVSDLKKKIFANLDSWQTVEVARHPDRPMTTDYLSLVFDEFVELHGDKTFGDDQAIRTGFAKLGQYKVLFVGQQKGKTLKERNACHFGCAHPEGYRKAMSKMRLAAKYGLPVVCLIDTPGAYPGVGAEERGISLAIAESMFLMSQLPTPIICVVIGEGSSGGALGIGVGDKIAVLEHSYYAVIGPEGCAGILWKSGEFKKEAAKALKLTSRDLQKLGVIDDVIEEPVGGAHRDHHQMALRLKIYLLRALRELVGQPTDKLLAARYEKFRRMGVFLEQASGPSNGHSSAAK; encoded by the coding sequence ATGGCTTCTGCATTAAATCGATTGGCGTTTGAAAAACCAATCTACGAGCTGGAGGAAAAAGTTGCCGAGCTGGAGGCAACCGCCAATAAAACTGCGCAACAGCAGGACGAACTCCGCCGCTTGCGCCGCGATGTCAGCGATCTGAAGAAGAAAATTTTCGCAAACCTCGATTCGTGGCAAACCGTCGAAGTAGCGCGGCATCCTGATCGGCCCATGACCACCGATTACTTATCGCTCGTATTTGACGAATTCGTGGAATTGCACGGGGACAAAACTTTCGGCGACGACCAGGCCATTCGTACCGGCTTCGCCAAGCTGGGGCAATATAAAGTCCTGTTTGTCGGACAGCAAAAAGGCAAAACGCTGAAGGAGCGCAACGCCTGCCACTTCGGCTGTGCGCATCCAGAAGGTTATCGCAAGGCAATGTCCAAAATGCGCCTGGCGGCCAAATATGGCCTCCCCGTCGTTTGTCTGATCGATACGCCCGGCGCTTATCCCGGCGTCGGGGCTGAGGAACGGGGCATTTCCTTGGCCATTGCCGAAAGCATGTTTTTAATGTCGCAATTGCCCACGCCCATTATTTGCGTGGTCATCGGCGAAGGCAGCTCCGGAGGAGCTCTTGGCATCGGCGTCGGCGATAAAATCGCCGTCCTGGAGCACTCCTATTACGCGGTCATCGGCCCCGAAGGATGCGCCGGCATTTTATGGAAAAGCGGCGAGTTTAAGAAGGAAGCCGCAAAGGCGTTAAAACTGACATCACGCGATCTGCAGAAGTTGGGCGTGATCGACGACGTAATCGAGGAACCGGTCGGCGGCGCCCATCGCGATCATCATCAAATGGCACTGCGGCTGAAAATTTATTTGCTCCGCGCCCTCCGCGAACTGGTCGGACAGCCGACCGACAAGCTCCTGGCGGCCCGCTACGAAAAGTTTCGACGCATGGGCGTCTTCCTCGAGCAGGCGTCCGGTCCATCGAACGGACATTCCAGCGCCGCGAAATAG
- a CDS encoding serine/threonine-protein kinase produces the protein MDLTAHTRVGRYRLLSMVGTGRSCQVWDSIDDDKGEHRALKILVGEYAQNREQKGLLKREFAVGRGLDHPQVIHVYDYQDFRGTVFLVMELFPAQNIKQFFLQAGVEGIAYYLPRIAEQSAASLEYLHAQGWIHRDVKPDNFLMNKQGTVKLIDFALAERRKGVLGKLFPNRLKIQGTRSYMSPEQIRGRGVDQRSDIYGLGCMLFELVAGKPPFTGQTTQELLTKHLRNPPPPLQSAGRDVTNEFAELIKKMLSKDPAARPQTMHDVSQLFRGLKVFNRNPAPPVMEKST, from the coding sequence GTGGATTTGACTGCACACACCCGAGTGGGTCGGTATCGGTTGCTGTCGATGGTCGGCACTGGACGGAGCTGTCAGGTTTGGGATTCCATCGATGACGACAAAGGCGAACATCGGGCGCTTAAAATCTTGGTCGGGGAGTATGCCCAGAACCGGGAACAAAAAGGACTGCTGAAACGCGAGTTTGCCGTCGGGCGTGGATTAGATCATCCGCAGGTGATTCATGTCTACGATTATCAGGATTTTCGCGGCACCGTTTTTTTGGTAATGGAGTTGTTTCCCGCCCAGAATATCAAGCAGTTTTTTTTGCAGGCAGGCGTCGAAGGAATCGCTTATTATCTGCCACGCATCGCCGAGCAATCCGCCGCGTCGTTGGAATACTTGCACGCGCAAGGTTGGATTCATCGCGACGTCAAGCCCGACAATTTTTTGATGAACAAACAGGGAACCGTAAAATTAATCGACTTCGCCCTGGCCGAACGCCGCAAAGGAGTGTTGGGGAAATTGTTTCCCAACCGGCTGAAAATTCAGGGCACCCGGAGCTACATGTCCCCGGAGCAAATTCGCGGCCGGGGTGTCGACCAGCGTTCCGATATTTACGGCTTAGGCTGCATGTTGTTCGAGCTGGTGGCGGGCAAGCCGCCGTTCACCGGGCAAACCACCCAGGAGCTGCTGACCAAGCATTTGCGCAATCCGCCGCCGCCCCTGCAATCGGCCGGCCGCGACGTCACCAACGAGTTTGCCGAACTGATTAAAAAAATGTTATCCAAAGACCCGGCTGCCCGTCCCCAAACCATGCACGATGTTTCGCAACTATTTCGGGGCCTGAAAGTTTTCAACCGGAACCCGGCGCCGCCGGTCATGGAAAAGAGCACGTGA
- the truA gene encoding tRNA pseudouridine(38-40) synthase TruA: MSRTIKLTLAYDGTDFAGWQFQLNQRTVQDTLEQTVAKVTGQFSRVTASGRTDAGVHALAQIVSFETASSLPAEVLWRALNAELPHDMAALTVEDAPDSFHAQRDARRKRYRYVICDHRVRDLFRRRYAWQVFNRLDAPAMQRAAAQLVGRHDFASFETAGSERETTERTVFDLTVCRHEPPEDRVVQVEVEADGFLYNMVRNIVGTLVEIGQGRQAESWIADVLAARDRRRAGPTAPPQGLFLISVLY; encoded by the coding sequence GTGTCGAGAACGATCAAACTCACGTTGGCCTACGACGGCACCGATTTCGCCGGCTGGCAGTTTCAACTGAACCAACGCACCGTGCAAGATACGCTGGAGCAAACCGTGGCCAAAGTCACCGGGCAATTCTCCCGTGTGACGGCCAGCGGCCGGACCGACGCCGGTGTTCATGCGCTGGCGCAAATCGTCAGTTTCGAAACAGCCAGCTCGCTGCCGGCCGAAGTATTGTGGCGGGCGCTCAATGCCGAGCTGCCGCACGATATGGCGGCGCTGACGGTGGAAGACGCGCCGGATAGTTTTCACGCCCAGCGCGATGCTAGGCGGAAGCGTTATCGCTACGTCATTTGCGACCACCGAGTGCGCGATTTGTTCCGCCGGCGATACGCCTGGCAGGTGTTCAACCGGCTCGATGCGCCGGCCATGCAGCGCGCCGCGGCCCAGTTGGTGGGCCGCCACGATTTTGCCAGCTTCGAAACCGCCGGCTCCGAACGTGAAACCACCGAACGAACGGTCTTCGATTTAACCGTCTGTCGCCACGAACCCCCAGAAGACCGAGTCGTGCAAGTCGAAGTCGAGGCCGACGGCTTCCTCTACAACATGGTCCGCAACATCGTGGGCACGCTCGTGGAAATCGGGCAGGGGAGGCAAGCGGAATCTTGGATCGCCGATGTTCTGGCCGCGCGCGATCGACGCCGCGCCGGTCCCACCGCGCCGCCCCAAGGATTATTTTTAATCAGCGTCCTGTATTGA